The bacterium genome includes a region encoding these proteins:
- a CDS encoding CBS domain-containing protein yields MNLSIIVGHSNSDFDVVASMVAAKKLYPHAQLVFAGSQEKSVRNYLAAYPQLVPAVKAKQINLAEVTEMILVDTRYASRIGIFAELLNRPNVKITVFDHHPKSQGDITGDVEVIQEVGATTTILIELIKKQNLTLTPEEATLMALGIYEDTGSLTFLSTTKADLDAVKYLLDCGADLTLVPTYVFHDLDTEQIPMLGDLIRALTEHYIDGVKIAISIIRAEKYIGDLAYLVHKLRDIENLPVIFALVQLPDRVQVIARSQTKALNVAEVLSHFGGGGHRTAASALVKDITAEQLQQQLIETIQGCIVPLIRAKDMMSSPVMTVSPNHTVDQVRKIILRYGHSSFPVMAGNNVVGIVSRFDIDRAMHLGLAQSPINKFMSTNVISVDPLASLHQVRALLLEHDINLLPVIDSNRLIGVITRHDLLKITHQEFITAEPQSDSRTTLPLPESATAKFQNIAALMRERLPAELIGFLRQIGEVADQIGYTAFVVGGFVRDLLLNVPNYDIDIVVEGDGITFARKFARIINGHCKSHKRFNTAIVTLANPLRGEGMLAPVQKIDIATARTEFYEYPAALPQVEASTIKHDLYRRDFTINAMAIKLNPTEFGLLYDYFNGQRDLKKRTVRVLHNLSFVEDPTRIFRAIRFEQRYNFRIDKHTRHCLENALELELFAQLGNQRVREELVQILSEPNPIKAIRRMQELNILQFIHPQIRLNQALTQLFNSVQETLTWYRENFERIELRTQPSDWENQKQEATGEKREEKHSALCTLHSAIESWLLYFLALLDQLDLDTALTVCNRLVMPMYATTVVKQVKVETNTVLDNLAEPEINKPSRIYLVLYEKKLESVLFWLAKTVSPASKQYIQGHAQASEPVAEKIKRFLAEYRFVQIFTTGNDLLNLGYPPGPEYKKILLSLLLAKLDGIVLTKEDELKYLSKVFPL; encoded by the coding sequence ATGAATCTTTCAATTATCGTTGGGCATAGCAATAGTGATTTTGATGTCGTTGCGTCAATGGTAGCCGCGAAAAAACTCTACCCGCATGCGCAATTGGTTTTCGCTGGGTCGCAAGAAAAATCAGTTCGAAATTATCTCGCTGCATATCCGCAGCTTGTTCCTGCAGTGAAAGCGAAACAGATTAATTTAGCTGAGGTAACCGAGATGATTCTAGTCGACACTCGGTATGCGAGTCGCATTGGAATTTTCGCTGAATTATTGAATCGTCCTAATGTTAAAATTACCGTGTTTGACCATCATCCGAAAAGTCAAGGTGATATTACTGGAGATGTTGAAGTGATTCAAGAAGTTGGTGCTACCACGACTATTTTGATCGAACTCATCAAAAAACAGAACCTTACCCTTACTCCGGAAGAAGCGACGTTAATGGCGCTCGGTATCTACGAAGATACTGGGTCACTAACCTTTCTTTCCACGACAAAAGCTGACCTTGATGCGGTTAAATATTTGCTGGATTGCGGTGCGGATTTGACGCTAGTCCCGACGTATGTATTCCATGATTTAGATACTGAACAAATCCCGATGTTAGGTGATTTAATTCGTGCGTTAACCGAACACTATATTGACGGGGTGAAAATTGCAATTTCAATAATTCGTGCGGAGAAATATATCGGCGATTTAGCGTATTTAGTCCATAAACTTCGGGATATCGAGAATCTACCGGTTATTTTCGCTTTAGTTCAGCTCCCTGACCGTGTCCAGGTTATTGCTCGAAGCCAGACGAAAGCGCTAAATGTTGCAGAAGTATTATCTCATTTCGGTGGTGGCGGACATCGGACCGCAGCCTCTGCGTTGGTTAAGGATATTACGGCGGAACAATTACAACAGCAGTTAATTGAAACTATCCAAGGTTGTATCGTTCCCTTAATTCGTGCCAAAGATATGATGAGTTCACCGGTAATGACCGTTTCGCCGAATCATACTGTTGACCAGGTGCGGAAGATTATTCTCCGTTATGGACATAGTAGTTTTCCCGTTATGGCAGGAAATAATGTCGTAGGAATTGTTTCTCGATTCGATATAGACCGGGCAATGCACCTTGGATTGGCACAATCGCCGATTAATAAGTTTATGAGTACCAATGTTATTTCCGTTGACCCGCTCGCTTCGTTACATCAAGTTCGCGCTTTGTTGCTTGAACATGATATTAACCTTTTACCAGTTATCGATTCGAATCGACTTATTGGCGTTATTACCCGTCATGATTTGTTGAAAATAACGCATCAAGAATTCATAACCGCAGAACCACAATCAGATTCAAGAACTACGTTACCGCTACCCGAATCTGCCACCGCTAAATTTCAGAATATCGCTGCACTTATGCGCGAACGATTACCAGCTGAACTTATTGGGTTCCTTCGACAAATCGGTGAGGTAGCTGACCAGATTGGATATACAGCGTTTGTCGTCGGTGGGTTTGTACGTGATTTGTTACTGAATGTTCCGAACTATGATATTGATATTGTAGTCGAAGGTGATGGCATAACCTTTGCACGGAAATTCGCCCGAATCATTAACGGGCACTGTAAATCGCATAAACGGTTTAACACAGCTATTGTAACTTTAGCAAACCCGCTTCGTGGTGAAGGGATGTTAGCTCCGGTACAAAAAATTGATATCGCTACTGCCCGAACCGAATTCTATGAATATCCAGCAGCGTTACCGCAAGTTGAAGCGAGTACCATAAAACACGATTTATACCGGCGCGATTTCACCATTAACGCCATGGCAATAAAACTCAATCCGACAGAATTCGGTCTGCTGTATGATTATTTCAACGGGCAACGAGATTTAAAAAAACGGACTGTACGCGTTCTCCATAATTTGAGTTTCGTTGAAGACCCGACCCGGATATTCCGCGCGATTCGGTTCGAACAGCGGTATAATTTCCGGATAGATAAACATACCCGACATTGTTTGGAAAATGCATTAGAGTTAGAGCTATTTGCGCAACTCGGGAATCAGCGGGTGCGCGAAGAACTCGTGCAGATATTAAGTGAACCTAATCCGATTAAAGCGATTCGACGTATGCAAGAACTAAATATCTTGCAGTTTATCCATCCGCAGATTCGACTCAATCAGGCATTGACCCAGCTATTCAATTCGGTTCAGGAAACGCTGACTTGGTACCGAGAGAACTTCGAGAGGATAGAACTCAGAACTCAGCCGTCAGACTGGGAAAATCAGAAACAAGAAGCGACAGGTGAAAAGCGAGAAGAGAAACACTCTGCACTTTGCACTTTGCACTCTGCAATTGAAAGTTGGTTATTATATTTTTTGGCGTTACTCGACCAATTGGATTTGGATACTGCGCTTACCGTTTGTAACCGGTTGGTTATGCCGATGTATGCAACTACGGTGGTTAAACAGGTTAAGGTCGAAACGAATACGGTTCTCGATAACCTTGCAGAACCTGAAATAAATAAACCGAGCCGAATCTACCTAGTCCTCTATGAGAAGAAACTCGAATCGGTATTATTCTGGCTAGCGAAAACGGTATCGCCGGCTAGTAAGCAGTATATTCAGGGACATGCTCAAGCATCAGAACCGGTTGCTGAAAAAATCAAACGATTTTTAGCCGAATATCGATTTGTCCAAATATTCACTACCGGTAACGATTTATTAAATCTCGGTTATCCCCCTGGTCCGGAATATAAGAAGATATTGCTCTCTCTCCTACTTGCAAAATTAGATGGAATTGTACTGACAAAAGAAGATGAATTGAAGTATCTTTCCAAGGTTTTTCCTCTTTAA
- a CDS encoding lipoate--protein ligase family protein, whose product MIWRLILDGAKDAFTNMAIDEAILQYTVSNSLQSPTLRFYTWSKPSISIGRFQNIEQEINLTACKQDNVPVVRRPTGGRAVFHNSELTYSLVIPDSYPNIPKNITESYRVISAAFVKGLKLLGINATLERPKLKKQESVTRKIEDRTENAGITGFVSKSPLCFAATSRYEVTVNGKKLIGSAQRRIQNAMLQQGSILLDYDPKQDQRYFLAIANETIAPCVTAINHHLPTPIQLETLINHLIQGFVIQFRIDFEPIELTNSERTLAEKLLTQKYRTDSWNYLRGKTAE is encoded by the coding sequence ATGATATGGAGACTTATACTTGACGGAGCTAAAGATGCGTTCACCAACATGGCGATTGATGAAGCGATTCTACAGTATACGGTTAGCAACTCACTTCAATCCCCTACCCTACGGTTCTATACCTGGTCGAAACCGTCAATCAGCATCGGCAGATTCCAGAATATCGAGCAGGAGATAAATTTAACTGCATGCAAACAAGATAATGTTCCGGTAGTTCGTCGGCCTACCGGTGGTAGAGCGGTATTTCATAACTCTGAACTAACCTATAGTCTCGTTATTCCGGATAGCTATCCGAATATCCCGAAGAATATCACCGAATCGTATCGAGTTATCAGCGCAGCGTTTGTCAAAGGTCTGAAGTTATTAGGGATCAACGCGACACTCGAACGCCCGAAGCTTAAAAAGCAAGAGTCGGTAACTCGGAAAATAGAAGACCGAACGGAAAACGCTGGTATCACCGGTTTCGTTTCGAAATCACCGCTCTGTTTCGCCGCTACGAGCCGATATGAAGTAACCGTTAACGGAAAAAAACTAATCGGGTCAGCGCAACGCCGTATTCAAAACGCGATGTTGCAGCAAGGGTCAATCCTACTCGATTACGACCCGAAACAAGACCAGCGATATTTTCTTGCAATCGCTAATGAAACTATAGCTCCCTGTGTTACTGCGATTAACCATCATCTTCCAACGCCGATTCAATTAGAGACTCTTATCAACCATCTCATCCAAGGGTTCGTAATTCAATTCCGAATAGATTTCGAACCGATTGAATTAACGAACTCTGAACGAACTCTTGCGGAAAAACTCCTTACCCAAAAATACCGTACTGATAGTTGGAACTATCTACGTGGAAAAACAGCTGAATAG
- the gcvPB gene encoding aminomethyl-transferring glycine dehydrogenase subunit GcvPB, producing MELIFEKSIPGHKGYSIPDCDVPTTSIERLIPTKYLRNKPAELPELAEPEIIRHYVRLSQKNYAVDTHFYPLGSCTMKYNPKVNERIARFAGFTGLHPLVDDSLAQGTLQLLYEMEQCLIELFGFDAFTFQPAAGAHGELTALMMVKAYFNDIGERHRTKIIIPHTAHGTNPASAALCGFQVIEIESNGHGNIDFTELKNQLDSTVAGVMITNPNTLGLFEEQILEIAHAVHQVGAVLYGDGANANALLGKTRYGDLGFDMLHLNLHKTFSAPHGGGGPGSGPVGVKLRFAPYLPTPVVIKNNESYSWDYNRPKSIGRIHSFYGNIGVVIKAYAYIRSLGASGLNAVSDQAVLSANYLKKLVEQKIEVPYSRTCMHEFVASGQNILQQTGIKTVDIAKRLLDYGFYAPTVYFPLTVKEALMIEPTETENKATLDAFAAALEKIVQESMDNPELVKSAPQKTPVRRLDEVTAARQPNLKFKIRS from the coding sequence ATGGAATTGATTTTTGAAAAGAGTATACCCGGGCATAAGGGCTATTCGATTCCAGATTGCGATGTTCCGACTACTTCAATCGAAAGGCTTATCCCGACGAAATATCTACGGAATAAACCGGCTGAACTTCCGGAACTAGCTGAACCAGAAATTATCCGACATTATGTTCGTTTATCGCAGAAGAATTATGCGGTTGACACCCATTTCTATCCCCTCGGTTCTTGCACCATGAAATATAATCCGAAAGTTAACGAACGAATCGCACGGTTTGCTGGTTTTACGGGTTTACATCCGCTCGTTGACGATTCTTTAGCGCAAGGAACCTTACAACTGCTCTACGAAATGGAACAGTGTCTCATAGAACTTTTTGGGTTTGATGCCTTCACGTTCCAACCCGCAGCAGGTGCTCATGGTGAACTGACTGCATTGATGATGGTAAAAGCTTATTTCAATGATATCGGGGAACGGCATCGAACTAAAATTATCATACCGCACACTGCCCATGGAACGAATCCGGCAAGCGCAGCGTTATGCGGATTCCAGGTGATTGAAATCGAATCAAACGGGCATGGCAATATTGATTTTACTGAACTGAAAAACCAGTTAGACTCGACTGTCGCTGGGGTGATGATAACTAATCCGAATACACTCGGATTATTTGAAGAACAGATTCTCGAAATCGCACATGCAGTGCATCAAGTTGGAGCGGTGCTCTACGGTGATGGTGCGAATGCAAATGCTCTCCTTGGTAAAACACGTTACGGCGATTTAGGATTCGATATGCTCCATCTGAACTTACATAAAACATTTTCTGCACCGCATGGTGGTGGCGGTCCTGGCAGTGGTCCGGTTGGAGTGAAATTGAGATTTGCGCCGTATCTACCTACGCCGGTGGTGATAAAAAATAATGAATCATACTCCTGGGACTACAATCGTCCCAAATCCATTGGTCGGATACATTCATTTTACGGGAATATCGGCGTGGTAATTAAAGCGTATGCGTATATTCGTTCACTCGGTGCATCTGGACTAAATGCGGTCTCCGACCAGGCAGTTCTTTCTGCGAATTATTTAAAGAAATTGGTTGAACAAAAAATCGAGGTACCGTATTCACGAACATGTATGCATGAATTCGTCGCTTCCGGACAAAACATACTCCAGCAGACTGGAATAAAAACCGTTGATATCGCCAAACGATTGTTAGATTATGGATTTTATGCACCGACGGTATATTTTCCATTAACGGTTAAAGAAGCGCTAATGATAGAACCGACGGAAACTGAAAATAAAGCAACGTTAGATGCGTTTGCGGCAGCATTGGAGAAAATAGTTCAGGAAAGTATGGATAATCCGGAATTAGTCAAATCCGCACCGCAGAAAACGCCGGTGCGCCGGCTCGATGAAGTTACTGCGGCGCGACAACCGAATCTTAAATTCAAAATACGGAGTTAG
- the gcvPA gene encoding aminomethyl-transferring glycine dehydrogenase subunit GcvPA, translating into MKEHYIPFSEEERQQMLNAIGVNSIAELFSDIPESVRLKAPVSLPPVLSEPELLAYFEFLSDKNLGKRYICFRGAGAYDHYIPAAVDTVISRSEFYTAYTPYQAEASQGTLQTIYEYQSLICELTGMDVTNASMYDGATALAESALMATRATDTSEILVSRTVHPHYRQVLKTYCHTAGIKLTEIPYHEGITDVGELQKRIHRSIAAVIVQHPNFFGFLEPVFDISAMIHQHGGLFISFVNPISIGMFAPPSDYQADITVMEGQPLGNPLNFGGPYLGILACKQDFLRLLPGRIVGLTKDAAGNPGFVLTLQTREQHIRRQKAVSNICSNQALTALAATVYLSLLGKHGLQKVAELNIQKTHYVKQQVAQLNGYEIIWDNQPRFNEFIVRCPISAQAVNQNLLQSGIIGGYQLETHYPELKHCLLFCVTEKRTKQEIDKLIDILSSLRH; encoded by the coding sequence ATGAAGGAACATTATATACCTTTTTCAGAAGAAGAACGACAGCAGATGCTAAATGCAATTGGAGTCAATTCAATTGCAGAGTTATTTTCCGATATTCCAGAATCCGTTCGATTAAAAGCCCCGGTATCTTTACCTCCAGTATTATCCGAACCGGAACTGCTCGCTTATTTTGAATTTTTATCGGATAAAAATCTTGGAAAGAGATATATCTGTTTTCGTGGTGCTGGTGCATATGACCATTATATCCCTGCAGCAGTGGATACCGTTATTTCCCGGAGTGAGTTTTATACCGCTTATACTCCTTATCAAGCGGAAGCTAGTCAAGGAACGCTGCAGACAATATATGAATATCAATCGCTAATCTGCGAATTGACCGGAATGGATGTAACGAATGCGTCGATGTATGACGGGGCAACAGCATTAGCTGAATCCGCATTGATGGCAACTCGCGCTACTGATACCTCTGAAATTTTAGTTTCTCGAACAGTTCATCCGCATTATCGACAAGTGTTGAAAACTTATTGTCATACCGCAGGTATTAAATTGACCGAAATTCCGTATCACGAAGGGATAACTGATGTAGGTGAATTGCAGAAACGGATACATCGTTCGATTGCAGCGGTTATTGTCCAGCATCCGAATTTTTTCGGGTTTCTTGAACCAGTGTTTGATATTAGCGCGATGATTCATCAACACGGTGGATTATTTATCAGTTTCGTCAATCCGATTTCAATAGGTATGTTTGCTCCGCCGAGCGATTATCAGGCGGATATAACGGTTATGGAAGGACAGCCGCTAGGAAATCCGTTGAATTTCGGTGGCCCGTATCTGGGCATACTCGCTTGTAAACAAGATTTTCTTCGACTACTACCCGGTCGAATAGTTGGACTGACGAAAGATGCTGCAGGTAATCCCGGATTTGTTTTAACCCTACAAACTCGGGAACAACATATTCGCCGGCAGAAAGCAGTCTCGAATATCTGCTCAAACCAAGCGTTAACCGCACTAGCCGCAACGGTATACTTAAGTTTGCTCGGAAAACATGGACTACAAAAAGTCGCTGAACTGAACATTCAAAAAACCCATTACGTTAAACAACAAGTCGCGCAACTTAATGGATATGAAATTATCTGGGATAACCAACCGAGATTTAACGAATTTATCGTTCGATGTCCGATATCTGCACAAGCGGTTAATCAGAATCTATTACAATCCGGAATCATCGGTGGGTATCAGTTGGAAACCCATTATCCTGAACTTAAACATTGTTTATTATTCTGCGTAACGGAAAAAAGAACGAAACAAGAAATCGATAAACTCATAGACATTTTATCATCGCTAAGACACTAA
- the rimI gene encoding ribosomal protein S18-alanine N-acetyltransferase, with amino-acid sequence MVEHNIQIMLMQESDLDAVVQIEEESFSDPWKKSMFATELKEQGFSTPLVVKDNGKVIGYAIFWQVLDEAHIGNFAIHREYRRKHIGSLLMQHIIELAIKRKIKKITLEVRVSNTPAIELYRRFGFREIAIRHNFYHNPIEDAYVMLKSML; translated from the coding sequence ATGGTAGAGCATAATATCCAAATCATGCTCATGCAGGAATCGGATTTAGATGCCGTAGTGCAGATTGAAGAAGAATCATTCAGCGACCCATGGAAAAAGAGCATGTTCGCTACAGAATTGAAAGAACAGGGATTTTCTACACCGTTAGTCGTTAAAGATAACGGTAAAGTCATTGGATATGCGATATTCTGGCAAGTACTTGACGAAGCGCATATTGGCAATTTCGCTATCCATCGAGAATATCGCCGAAAACATATCGGTAGTTTACTCATGCAGCATATCATTGAACTTGCCATTAAACGGAAGATAAAAAAGATCACACTCGAAGTTCGGGTTTCAAATACTCCCGCAATTGAACTCTATCGCCGATTCGGTTTCCGCGAAATCGCTATTCGCCATAATTTCTATCACAATCCTATCGAAGATGCGTATGTCATGCTGAAAAGCATGCTATAA
- the gcvH gene encoding glycine cleavage system protein GcvH, producing MDLSQFKFSKTHEWVKLEGEIATIGITDFAQKELGDVVYVELPKVGAELVAGKEFGVVESVKAASDLYSPISGTVVDVNTSLNDKPALLNNDPYGAAWLIKVKCSNPAELDSLMDEKKYKELTEVS from the coding sequence ATGGATTTAAGCCAATTTAAATTTAGTAAAACGCATGAATGGGTTAAACTAGAAGGCGAAATTGCAACGATCGGAATAACTGATTTCGCTCAGAAAGAACTCGGTGACGTGGTTTATGTTGAACTCCCGAAAGTAGGAGCTGAACTGGTTGCTGGGAAAGAGTTTGGAGTAGTTGAATCAGTTAAAGCAGCGTCGGATTTATATTCACCGATTTCTGGGACAGTGGTTGATGTCAATACTTCGTTAAATGATAAGCCCGCTTTACTCAATAATGACCCTTACGGTGCAGCGTGGTTGATTAAAGTTAAATGCAGTAATCCTGCTGAACTCGATTCGTTGATGGATGAGAAAAAATACAAAGAGTTGACAGAAGTATCTTAA
- a CDS encoding TIGR00300 family protein, with product MLNETIVLEGHIINSLALTRVLDTILELGGNFTIDEIRIGKQSTDPSFAQITISATDETTLNNILGNIQKLGAVVKEKAEVQFIPADMDGAFPENFYATTNLDTFVFYKGKWIPVENIEMDCGIVLDTKRNTARCIAINEVQKGDNIVVGHQGIKVIPLPREREKEIFSFMTSSVSSEKPKKLLISEIAQRMKLIHNKNGKILVVGGPAIVHTGAGKHLSALLRAGYVNVLFAGNALAVHDIESALYGTSLGISLQDGQVTTGGHRNHLRAINTIRRCGSAKSAVEQNILRQGIIYECIKNHIPFILAGSIRDDGPLPEVITDTMQAQKLMREYAQQVDMALMLATTLHSIATGNVLPARVFTVCVDINHAVVTKLIDRGSAQTLGIVTDVESFLRELVQELI from the coding sequence ATGCTAAATGAAACGATTGTTCTCGAAGGGCACATCATCAATTCGCTAGCGTTAACTCGGGTACTTGATACCATTCTCGAATTAGGTGGAAATTTTACTATCGATGAAATTCGAATTGGTAAACAAAGTACTGACCCGAGTTTCGCACAGATAACCATTTCCGCTACTGATGAAACGACATTAAACAATATTCTTGGCAATATCCAGAAACTTGGTGCAGTGGTCAAAGAAAAAGCTGAAGTTCAGTTTATCCCTGCAGATATGGATGGCGCATTTCCAGAAAATTTCTATGCTACCACCAATCTCGATACTTTCGTTTTCTATAAGGGAAAATGGATTCCGGTCGAGAACATTGAAATGGATTGCGGAATTGTTCTTGATACGAAACGGAATACAGCTCGATGTATTGCAATTAACGAAGTGCAAAAAGGGGATAATATCGTGGTTGGCCATCAAGGGATTAAAGTTATTCCGTTACCCCGAGAGCGTGAAAAAGAGATATTCAGTTTTATGACCAGTTCGGTTTCATCAGAGAAACCGAAAAAGCTGCTCATTAGTGAAATTGCGCAACGGATGAAATTGATACATAACAAGAACGGAAAAATTCTAGTAGTAGGCGGTCCGGCAATCGTTCATACCGGTGCTGGAAAACATTTATCCGCATTACTCCGTGCCGGATATGTTAACGTTCTTTTTGCAGGAAATGCGTTAGCAGTTCATGATATCGAATCTGCGTTATATGGGACATCGTTAGGCATCTCGTTACAAGATGGACAGGTTACCACCGGAGGACATCGTAACCATCTCCGTGCAATTAATACGATTCGGCGTTGCGGGTCAGCGAAATCTGCTGTTGAACAGAATATTCTACGGCAAGGGATAATCTACGAATGCATAAAAAATCACATTCCGTTTATTCTTGCTGGGTCAATTCGCGATGATGGACCATTACCAGAAGTTATTACGGATACAATGCAAGCACAAAAACTAATGCGGGAATATGCGCAACAAGTCGATATGGCGCTGATGCTTGCGACTACGTTACATAGTATTGCAACGGGTAATGTTCTGCCAGCACGAGTTTTCACCGTTTGCGTTGATATCAACCATGCGGTTGTTACCAAACTTATTGACCGAGGTAGCGCACAAACGCTCGGAATTGTTACCGATGTCGAATCATTCCTTAGAGAGTTAGTCCAAGAACTGATATAA
- a CDS encoding metallophosphoesterase family protein yields MVYAKSLRYRYGKVLFVFFVLSLSSYLLYAAQPQLDNSPERIILNLTATPANSVAVTWRTNAAVINPQAQITLANESTDLTKSAKTVPAKTESVQLDNGTTVYQYSVIFDALKPNTLYAYRVGNEKYWSEWNQFRTATDTIAAFKFIYFGDPQNDIKSMCSRIFRAAYTKAPDARFWLITGDIVNNGNKDELWAELYDAFGWIPRMTPIILLPGNHEYLPKPGATETTPALTYLWRPQFTLPENGPAGLEESVYYLDYQGVRLVMLNGNEKLEEQAQWLDSVLAKNQQRWTIVAIHQPFYSTAVNRDNPQLQKLFLPIFDKYTVDLVLQGHDHTYGRTYKLRNGKKVADTEPGTVYVVSVSGTKVYGLGQKYKDVMVKMENGRQLFQVISVDKNSLSYESYNALGELYDSFKLKKK; encoded by the coding sequence ATGGTTTACGCTAAATCGCTTAGATATAGATATGGTAAAGTTCTCTTCGTTTTTTTCGTTTTATCCTTAAGTAGTTATTTACTTTACGCTGCGCAACCGCAGCTGGATAATTCTCCTGAACGAATTATTTTGAATTTAACCGCAACACCAGCGAATAGCGTAGCGGTTACCTGGCGGACTAACGCTGCGGTGATAAATCCGCAAGCACAGATTACACTCGCCAATGAATCAACGGATTTAACAAAAAGCGCGAAAACCGTTCCCGCGAAAACAGAATCAGTGCAATTAGATAACGGAACGACGGTATATCAGTATTCGGTTATATTCGATGCGTTAAAACCGAATACACTCTATGCGTATCGAGTTGGTAATGAAAAATATTGGAGTGAATGGAATCAGTTTAGAACCGCAACGGATACCATTGCAGCATTTAAATTTATCTATTTCGGCGATCCGCAGAATGATATCAAATCGATGTGTTCGCGAATATTTCGTGCAGCATATACGAAAGCGCCTGATGCTCGGTTTTGGCTCATAACTGGAGATATAGTTAATAACGGTAATAAAGATGAACTATGGGCGGAACTATATGATGCGTTCGGTTGGATACCGCGAATGACCCCGATAATCTTACTCCCTGGAAATCATGAATATCTGCCGAAACCTGGCGCTACCGAGACTACACCGGCGCTTACCTATCTATGGCGTCCGCAATTTACATTACCGGAAAACGGTCCTGCAGGATTAGAAGAATCCGTTTATTACCTTGATTATCAAGGGGTTCGACTAGTTATGTTAAATGGCAACGAAAAGCTCGAAGAACAGGCGCAGTGGCTGGACTCAGTTCTAGCGAAAAACCAGCAACGGTGGACAATTGTTGCGATCCATCAACCGTTTTATTCAACTGCGGTCAATCGAGATAATCCGCAGTTACAAAAGCTGTTCTTACCGATTTTCGATAAATATACCGTTGATTTAGTTCTCCAGGGGCACGACCATACCTACGGTCGAACTTATAAACTGCGCAATGGCAAGAAAGTTGCAGATACTGAACCAGGAACGGTATATGTGGTTTCAGTTAGTGGAACGAAAGTGTATGGTCTAGGTCAGAAGTATAAAGATGTAATGGTGAAAATGGAAAACGGAAGGCAGTTATTTCAGGTTATCAGCGTAGATAAAAACAGCTTATCGTATGAATCGTATAATGCGTTAGGCGAATTATATGATTCTTTCAAATTGAAAAAGAAATAA